A window from Spiroplasma endosymbiont of Aspidapion aeneum encodes these proteins:
- a CDS encoding glycosyl hydrolase family 65 protein, translating to MKTIKKTEFNKNSYVIDESIYTLTNGYIGMRGSFEEGIEKNIESIPGTYINAFYELIDITYAAKYTGYPDLYQRMMPVVDIQKIEIYIDGERFIFKIDNISNYNMTYDLETAEIIRSYTFSCFKKNDISFTFKKIISFRNYEMFYQDININTNFDKNHKIKIEFPLHYKDIEGDREIPNDISSSFSQFFNIDNEECNANTQSIVYKTKKSKSKYLFFSTVEGLEQLKNISSDHLIYEGEISKSPIKFIKKNVLYDEKYQKIEFKNKQKILNKIKTYSYEQLKNDNKKIITEFWDIADTRLVTEDPKIELYNNYNMFQVFANSGKLPWTSTPAKGLSGEGYGGHYFWDTEIYLINPLNLINPKLAKQLLLFRFNTLAAAKKIANTLGHQGAMYPWRTINGNETSTYYPAGTAQYHINGDIVYAFVNYYKITKDNDFLFKYAFDVIIETAKMWLDKVSIINGVGHINSVTGPDEYQIIVNDDFYTNCIAKYNLEWAHKVCRLLEKHDVDMYLKKKKELNLDENIIKEFKNCSNSICILYNNELKINPQHDNFLKRKVVKLSDYDNMRPLLRTMHPIAINSLQICKQADVVLAYMMHPKIVSKDIMIKSLRYYENIDTADSSLSKSIYSIMKARLSIDDFGIQDFIKNIYLDIENTHKNTHRGLHMASMGGTRMFIIYGLLGLSIEDDWIEIDPKVNDVIKGFQVKICYRDDVLEFDITNNKITIRNLTNKNDILIKYKEKDYHIISEVKINV from the coding sequence ATGAAAACAATTAAAAAAACAGAATTCAATAAAAATTCATATGTAATCGATGAATCAATTTATACACTAACAAATGGGTATATAGGAATGCGCGGAAGCTTTGAGGAAGGAATTGAAAAAAATATTGAGTCTATACCTGGAACTTATATTAATGCATTTTATGAATTAATTGATATTACGTATGCTGCAAAGTACACGGGTTATCCTGATTTATATCAAAGAATGATGCCTGTTGTTGATATACAAAAAATTGAGATTTACATAGACGGCGAAAGATTTATATTTAAAATTGACAATATTTCAAATTATAATATGACATATGACCTTGAGACAGCGGAAATTATTAGGTCATATACTTTCTCATGTTTTAAAAAAAATGATATATCTTTCACATTTAAAAAAATAATCTCATTTAGAAATTATGAAATGTTTTATCAAGATATAAATATTAATACAAATTTTGATAAAAATCATAAAATTAAAATTGAATTTCCGTTACATTACAAGGATATAGAGGGAGATCGAGAAATTCCAAATGATATTTCTTCAAGTTTTTCCCAATTTTTTAATATTGATAATGAAGAATGCAATGCTAATACTCAGTCAATTGTATATAAAACAAAAAAATCTAAATCAAAATATTTGTTCTTTAGTACTGTGGAGGGTTTGGAACAATTAAAAAATATTTCAAGTGATCATTTAATTTATGAAGGTGAAATATCGAAATCACCAATCAAATTTATTAAAAAAAACGTGTTGTATGATGAAAAGTATCAAAAAATAGAATTCAAAAATAAACAAAAAATATTAAATAAAATAAAAACATATTCATATGAGCAACTTAAAAATGACAATAAAAAAATTATAACTGAATTTTGAGATATAGCAGATACCAGGTTAGTGACTGAGGACCCCAAAATAGAGTTATACAATAACTATAATATGTTTCAAGTTTTTGCAAACTCTGGTAAACTTCCTTGAACAAGCACACCCGCAAAAGGATTAAGTGGAGAGGGATATGGAGGTCACTATTTTTGAGATACTGAAATATATTTAATCAATCCACTAAATTTGATTAATCCCAAGTTAGCAAAGCAGTTATTGCTTTTTAGATTTAATACTCTAGCAGCCGCAAAAAAAATAGCCAACACTTTAGGCCACCAGGGTGCAATGTATCCTTGAAGAACAATAAATGGTAATGAAACTAGCACATATTATCCAGCGGGGACAGCACAATATCATATAAATGGAGATATAGTATATGCATTTGTTAATTACTATAAAATAACAAAAGATAATGATTTTCTATTTAAATATGCTTTTGATGTTATTATTGAAACTGCTAAAATGTGACTTGATAAAGTTTCAATAATAAATGGTGTAGGTCATATTAATTCTGTTACCGGACCTGATGAATATCAAATAATAGTAAATGACGATTTTTACACAAATTGTATTGCTAAATACAATTTAGAGTGGGCACATAAGGTATGCAGGTTGTTAGAGAAACATGATGTTGATATGTATTTGAAAAAGAAAAAAGAACTTAATCTTGATGAAAATATAATTAAGGAATTTAAAAATTGTTCAAATAGCATTTGTATATTATACAATAACGAATTAAAGATAAACCCACAACATGACAATTTTCTTAAAAGAAAAGTGGTTAAGTTATCTGATTATGATAATATGAGGCCCCTATTAAGAACGATGCATCCGATAGCAATAAACTCATTACAGATTTGTAAACAAGCTGATGTTGTGCTAGCATATATGATGCACCCGAAAATTGTAAGTAAAGATATAATGATAAAAAGCTTAAGATACTATGAAAATATAGATACAGCAGATTCTTCATTATCAAAATCTATATATTCTATTATGAAGGCTAGACTTTCTATTGATGACTTTGGTATTCAAGATTTTATTAAAAATATTTATTTAGATATTGAGAACACACACAAAAATACACATCGTGGTCTTCATATGGCAAGTATGGGTGGCACAAGAATGTTTATAATTTATGGTCTGTTAGGACTATCGATTGAGGATGATTGAATAGAGATTGACCCAAAGGTAAATGATGTAATTAAAGGTTTTCAAGTAAAAATTTGCTATAGAGATGATGTTTTGGAATTTGATATTACAAATAATAAAATTACTATTAGAAATCTTACAAATAAAAATGATATTTTAATAAAATATAAGGAAAAGGATTATCACATCATATCCGAGGTGAAAATTAATGTCTAA
- a CDS encoding PTS transporter subunit EIIC: protein MSKNNNQINHIPDINIWCETLVKSLGGKDNVISVAHCLTRLRFVLKDNTLLQIAEIDKLELVKGTFKASGQFQVIIGPEVPKIYEKFVAITGISSSTKSEAKQQANDQHGNLFLRGMNFLGEIFIPIIPVLVAGGIILGFRNILEADYNGYVITKHSQFCNGLDAFLWIPAQVCFWWLPVHICWSIFKKMDGDEVLGIVIGLCLLVPPLISTFDSLGSNNGIWIWDIVGNLQSKGTEAAFDFGFMKYPWKIQYTAQVIPAFAIGIIGVYINRWIKDKSPAYLSQILVPLVTIIPTYILAMFIIGPIGYVIASAIGYAVSWSFTNSVAKYFFAFIIGLLYAPIVLTGTHHLFNAIFIQDTIQNGGNFLFIGTCGQAIAQGSAVLGYIICNKDDPRAKDVGVPAVISAYLGVTEPAMYGINLKHMYPFVGACVGSSVALEIAVISGTSSYNSGNGAWLGILNVQVKSKIPGVTTWIGTGYTWFMISMVAAAAISIFLTMALSKIDYFKKFNLDLKAAELLK from the coding sequence ATGTCAAAAAATAATAATCAGATAAATCACATACCAGATATTAATATTTGATGTGAAACTTTAGTTAAATCTCTTGGTGGAAAAGATAATGTTATTTCTGTTGCACATTGTTTGACAAGACTTAGATTTGTTTTAAAAGATAATACACTATTACAAATTGCTGAAATAGACAAATTAGAACTTGTTAAGGGGACATTTAAAGCGTCCGGACAATTTCAAGTCATTATAGGACCAGAGGTTCCAAAAATATATGAAAAATTTGTTGCAATAACCGGGATAAGTTCATCAACGAAAAGTGAGGCAAAACAACAAGCAAATGACCAACATGGTAATTTATTTCTTAGAGGAATGAATTTTCTAGGTGAAATTTTCATTCCAATTATACCCGTACTTGTTGCAGGTGGTATAATATTAGGCTTTAGAAATATTCTTGAGGCTGATTATAACGGATATGTAATTACAAAGCATAGTCAATTTTGTAATGGATTAGATGCGTTTTTATGAATACCAGCACAAGTTTGTTTTTGGTGATTACCAGTGCATATTTGCTGAAGTATTTTTAAAAAAATGGATGGAGACGAGGTTCTTGGGATTGTGATAGGACTTTGTTTATTGGTCCCACCATTAATAAGTACCTTTGATTCATTGGGAAGTAATAATGGTATATGAATATGGGATATTGTGGGTAATCTACAATCAAAAGGTACTGAGGCAGCATTTGACTTCGGATTTATGAAATATCCTTGAAAAATTCAATATACAGCACAAGTAATTCCAGCATTTGCAATTGGAATTATTGGAGTATATATAAATAGATGGATAAAAGATAAATCTCCAGCTTACCTTAGTCAGATATTAGTTCCACTAGTGACAATTATACCAACATATATTTTAGCAATGTTTATTATAGGACCAATTGGCTATGTAATAGCCTCTGCTATCGGATATGCTGTGTCCTGATCATTCACAAATTCTGTTGCAAAATACTTCTTTGCATTTATTATTGGACTTTTATATGCACCAATAGTATTAACTGGAACGCATCATTTATTTAATGCAATCTTTATACAAGACACAATTCAAAATGGTGGTAACTTCTTGTTCATAGGAACGTGTGGACAAGCAATTGCACAAGGTTCTGCTGTACTTGGTTATATAATTTGCAATAAAGATGACCCAAGAGCAAAAGATGTTGGTGTGCCAGCGGTAATTTCTGCCTATTTGGGTGTAACCGAACCTGCAATGTACGGAATTAATTTAAAACATATGTATCCATTTGTGGGAGCGTGTGTAGGTTCAAGTGTAGCCTTAGAAATTGCTGTAATTTCTGGTACTAGTTCTTATAACTCTGGAAATGGAGCTTGACTTGGTATCTTAAATGTTCAGGTGAAATCAAAAATTCCTGGTGTAACAACATGAATTGGAACCGGATATACATGATTTATGATTTCAATGGTGGCAGCCGCGGCAATTTCAATATTCTTAACAATGGCTCTTTCTAAAATTGATTATTTTAAAAAATTCAATTTAGATCTTAAAGCGGCAGAATTATTAAAATAA
- a CDS encoding L-threonylcarbamoyladenylate synthase — protein sequence MIKKAISKLKANEAVIIPTDTIYGISMLYSDKNMTHINRLKKRRENQELIVLFTRFRQIKNIVVINKYSKKFIKSNHKTTVILKGVTKSNVSVRIIRDGIIKRIIKKTGPIYSSSANISSQPYLEDIDLFYSIVGNDNVFYIGALNSVPSKIYDYNKKSYYRN from the coding sequence ATGATTAAAAAAGCAATCTCTAAATTAAAGGCCAATGAAGCAGTAATTATCCCAACAGATACAATTTACGGGATCTCAATGTTATATTCTGATAAAAATATGACACACATTAATAGACTAAAAAAAAGGCGGGAAAATCAAGAGTTAATAGTATTGTTTACAAGATTTAGGCAAATAAAAAATATTGTAGTTATAAATAAATATAGCAAAAAGTTTATAAAATCCAATCATAAAACAACCGTAATTTTAAAAGGAGTAACCAAAAGTAATGTTTCAGTTAGAATTATTAGGGATGGAATTATAAAGAGGATAATAAAAAAAACTGGGCCTATCTATTCATCAAGTGCAAATATATCAAGTCAACCATATCTTGAAGATATAGATTTATTTTATTCTATTGTTGGCAATGATAATGTTTTTTATATAGGAGCATTAAATAGTGTCCCAAGTAAAATTTATGATTACAATAAAAAATCATATTATCGAAATTAA
- a CDS encoding HemK family protein methyltransferase, which produces MSRYHEIESKYLLKFRNRHDFNSVISFLNDKIFITKDDMIFNENDERIISHILKRYNNNEPLPYILRRVFFYKSYFNIKKGVFIPRQDSEAMIEDIITNNKPEKVCEFFCGSGALGLSVLNNVQLKKLELIDICKKALKCAKSNIKEGNVLVLRGYFEKLIITKSKNFDLIILNPPYIDINDINVSQSVKEWEPHKAIFSKDNGLYYFNILFSKISECFSLNKKLKIYCEFGYRQKNDISKMVPHDIKVTYKKDYQKNWRYFILESKND; this is translated from the coding sequence ATGAGTAGATACCACGAAATTGAGTCTAAATATTTATTAAAATTTAGAAATAGACATGATTTTAATTCTGTTATTTCATTTTTAAATGACAAAATTTTTATCACAAAGGATGATATGATTTTTAATGAGAATGATGAGAGAATAATTTCTCATATATTAAAGAGATATAATAATAATGAACCATTGCCATATATTTTAAGGAGAGTTTTTTTTTATAAATCATACTTCAATATTAAAAAGGGTGTTTTTATACCCAGACAAGATAGTGAGGCAATGATAGAGGATATAATAACAAATAATAAACCAGAAAAGGTTTGTGAATTTTTTTGCGGTAGTGGAGCACTTGGTTTATCAGTACTCAATAATGTTCAATTAAAAAAATTAGAATTAATTGATATTTGTAAAAAAGCTCTTAAATGTGCAAAGAGTAATATTAAAGAAGGTAATGTTTTAGTTTTGCGTGGATATTTTGAAAAGTTAATAATTACCAAGTCTAAAAATTTTGATTTAATTATTTTAAACCCGCCTTATATTGATATTAATGACATTAATGTTTCTCAATCTGTAAAAGAGTGGGAACCACATAAAGCAATATTTTCCAAAGATAACGGTTTATATTATTTCAATATTTTATTTTCTAAAATTAGTGAATGTTTCTCATTAAATAAAAAACTAAAGATTTATTGTGAGTTTGGTTATCGGCAAAAAAACGATATTTCAAAAATGGTTCCGCACGATATAAAGGTTACCTACAAAAAAGATTATCAAAAAAACTGAAGATATTTTATTTTGGAGAGTAAAAATGATTAA
- the prfA gene encoding peptide chain release factor 1: protein MNQKTREALELVKRRCEQIDQSLLNEDVMTDIKKVMQFNKERSNLTGLYDVYQEFLLTENSINDARDLLENEKDPEMREFAKIQLEESNHRLTEIEKEIELLLVPKDPNDEKNVIIEIRGAAGGDEANIFAGDLYRMYMRYAEKNNWKIKTMAENISEAGGYSLVSFIIKGNKVFSKMKFEAGAHRVQRVPKTESKGRIQTSTATVVVLPEVSDVEVIIKQSDLRIDTYRASGAGGQHVNTTDSAVRVTHIPTGIVSSSQDGRSQHDNKDIAMTMLRAKIYEAELEKKREAESKLRKSAGSGDRSEKIRTYNFPDNRVTDHRIGMSINKLDRFLEGDMEEIISELLNNEKKEKISEQFDE, encoded by the coding sequence ATGAATCAAAAAACAAGAGAAGCGCTCGAGTTAGTTAAAAGACGTTGTGAACAAATTGACCAATCATTACTTAATGAAGATGTAATGACTGATATAAAAAAGGTTATGCAATTTAATAAGGAAAGATCTAATCTTACTGGGCTTTATGATGTATATCAAGAATTTTTATTAACAGAAAATAGCATTAATGATGCTAGAGATTTGCTTGAAAATGAAAAAGACCCGGAAATGAGAGAATTTGCTAAAATTCAACTCGAAGAATCAAATCATCGATTAACCGAGATTGAGAAGGAAATTGAGTTGTTATTGGTCCCCAAAGACCCAAATGATGAAAAAAACGTGATTATAGAAATTAGGGGTGCCGCTGGTGGAGATGAGGCAAATATATTTGCGGGTGATTTATATAGAATGTATATGAGATACGCAGAAAAAAATAATTGAAAAATAAAAACGATGGCCGAAAATATTTCTGAGGCTGGAGGTTATAGTTTAGTATCATTTATAATTAAAGGCAATAAGGTTTTTTCAAAAATGAAGTTTGAGGCCGGTGCACATCGAGTTCAAAGAGTACCAAAAACTGAATCTAAAGGGAGAATCCAAACGTCTACCGCTACTGTTGTTGTGCTCCCCGAAGTAAGTGATGTTGAAGTAATTATTAAGCAATCTGATTTGAGAATTGATACATATAGAGCTTCTGGAGCTGGCGGTCAGCATGTTAATACAACAGACTCAGCTGTTAGAGTCACTCATATACCTACAGGAATTGTTTCTTCATCACAAGATGGTAGAAGTCAACACGATAATAAAGATATTGCAATGACAATGTTAAGAGCTAAAATTTATGAGGCAGAACTCGAGAAAAAAAGAGAAGCAGAGAGTAAGTTAAGAAAATCTGCTGGTAGTGGGGATAGAAGTGAAAAAATAAGAACATATAATTTTCCAGATAATCGTGTAACCGATCACAGAATTGGTATGAGCATCAACAAATTAGATAGATTTTTGGAAGGTGATATGGAAGAAATAATTTCTGAGCTTTTAAATAATGAAAAGAAAGAAAAGATAAGTGAACAATTTGATGAGTAG
- a CDS encoding thymidine kinase, producing the protein MNTIRNFNSTGWIELITGCMFAGKTEEFIKRIHRHKFAKNKTIVFKPLIDTRYSEKHIISHSGAKLECINVENSHKILDYYHKTVKKEPVKVVGIDEVQFLDEGIVDVIEMLANQGVIVIVNGLDKDFRSNPFKNVDKLLSSAEVVDKLLAVCFQCGADANRTQRIVNGVPAKSDEPTILISGNEKYEARCRKCYIRPE; encoded by the coding sequence ATGAATACAATAAGAAATTTTAATAGCACAGGTTGAATTGAACTTATTACCGGTTGCATGTTTGCTGGAAAAACTGAAGAGTTTATAAAACGCATTCATAGACATAAATTTGCAAAAAACAAAACAATTGTATTCAAACCATTGATTGATACAAGATACTCAGAAAAACATATTATCTCGCATTCTGGTGCTAAATTGGAATGTATTAATGTTGAAAATTCACATAAAATTTTAGATTATTATCATAAAACTGTTAAAAAGGAACCTGTTAAGGTTGTTGGTATTGATGAGGTTCAATTTCTTGATGAGGGAATAGTTGATGTAATTGAAATGCTGGCAAATCAAGGCGTGATTGTTATTGTTAATGGCTTAGATAAGGATTTTAGGTCCAATCCCTTTAAGAATGTAGATAAGCTTCTAAGTAGTGCAGAAGTTGTTGATAAACTACTTGCCGTTTGTTTTCAATGTGGTGCTGATGCAAATAGAACACAAAGAATAGTTAACGGTGTACCAGCAAAATCTGATGAGCCAACAATTTTAATTTCAGGAAATGAAAAATATGAGGCTCGATGTCGTAAATGTTATATCAGACCAGAATAG
- a CDS encoding bifunctional oligoribonuclease/PAP phosphatase NrnA, with translation MKTNDLLDVLIKKYNNIVIAKHVSPDWDAFGSAYGLKEIIIDNYKNKKVYVVGEQCDGIVSDFKISDISEFLLITVDLANIGRIDFPHYRDAKSIFKIDHHQEDDNFAGDNKLVDHTAIACTQVITLWAKKNNFTISTKAAYYLYKGLITDSGRFLFKNVNEDTFEVAKILIGTGIKINEIYDELYLQRLNVVKFKQKMFSKSKYFMDNKIAYIILRKKNFKGLTEERAKTCLNTLSSIKEIKVWFIVHVKENKIIKVSIRSRDYNVNKIATKWNGGGHILASGFEIKALSEIKIILSEIRKLLSEGV, from the coding sequence ATGAAAACAAACGATTTACTAGATGTATTAATAAAAAAATATAATAATATTGTTATTGCTAAACATGTTTCGCCTGATTGAGATGCTTTTGGAAGTGCTTATGGACTCAAAGAAATTATAATCGATAATTATAAAAATAAGAAGGTTTATGTTGTTGGAGAACAATGCGATGGAATTGTAAGTGATTTTAAAATAAGTGATATTTCAGAATTTTTATTGATAACTGTTGATTTGGCAAATATTGGCAGAATTGATTTCCCCCATTATAGAGATGCAAAATCTATATTTAAGATTGATCACCATCAAGAGGATGATAATTTTGCAGGTGATAATAAATTGGTTGATCATACCGCCATTGCTTGTACGCAGGTTATTACTCTTTGGGCAAAGAAAAACAATTTTACAATTTCTACAAAAGCTGCATATTATCTTTATAAAGGTTTAATAACCGATTCGGGAAGGTTTTTGTTTAAAAATGTTAATGAGGATACTTTTGAAGTAGCTAAGATTCTAATTGGAACCGGAATAAAGATAAATGAAATTTATGATGAACTGTATTTACAACGCCTAAACGTTGTTAAATTTAAACAAAAGATGTTTTCAAAATCTAAATACTTTATGGATAATAAAATTGCATATATTATTTTAAGAAAAAAAAATTTTAAAGGACTTACAGAAGAAAGAGCAAAAACATGTTTAAATACATTGTCATCTATTAAGGAAATTAAAGTATGATTTATTGTACACGTAAAAGAAAACAAAATAATAAAAGTATCAATTCGAAGTAGAGATTATAATGTTAACAAAATCGCAACAAAGTGAAACGGCGGAGGTCATATTTTAGCAAGTGGTTTTGAGATTAAAGCATTGTCTGAAATAAAAATTATATTGTCTGAAATAAGAAAATTATTAAGTGAAGGGGTTTAA
- the rpmE gene encoding 50S ribosomal protein L31 has protein sequence MPRKDIHPKIFDAKFICTVCASEFSALSTKSDELRVDTCAKCHPFYTGKQNFSNTEGRVEKFKEKYAKQAAIVAKQKELSEIKKAENKKNEKPKKEKSQIIL, from the coding sequence ATGCCAAGAAAAGACATTCACCCGAAAATTTTCGATGCAAAGTTTATTTGCACTGTTTGTGCAAGTGAATTTTCTGCATTATCTACTAAGTCAGATGAGTTGAGAGTTGATACCTGTGCTAAATGTCATCCATTTTATACTGGTAAACAAAACTTTTCAAACACTGAGGGAAGAGTTGAAAAATTTAAAGAAAAATATGCAAAACAGGCAGCAATAGTAGCAAAGCAAAAAGAATTGAGTGAAATTAAAAAAGCAGAAAATAAAAAGAATGAGAAGCCTAAAAAAGAAAAATCACAAATTATTCTTTAG
- a CDS encoding YigZ family protein: protein MKIISDDIVYFSKHTIEKSVFITLVKKIKSKVDLIDFITNYTDNKASHNVIAYRYRENDNLYLSYKEDGEPYGTSGKSLLNVIETVDLENVIVLVKRYYGGKKLGKALLSRAYRKGFLYLLGNDIRLENKINTLTARIKFHIKNINKVNYILSNNKIVIIKKTYVDKYCKMEISLPMETNLLEEFSNLFMVEYYNK, encoded by the coding sequence TTGAAAATAATAAGCGATGATATCGTATATTTTTCTAAGCATACCATAGAAAAATCAGTATTTATTACATTAGTCAAAAAAATAAAAAGTAAGGTAGACCTTATAGATTTTATAACAAATTATACAGATAATAAGGCTAGCCATAACGTTATCGCTTATAGATATCGCGAAAATGATAATTTATATTTATCATATAAAGAAGACGGCGAACCATATGGAACATCTGGAAAATCACTACTCAACGTTATAGAAACCGTGGACCTTGAAAATGTTATTGTCTTAGTAAAAAGATACTATGGTGGCAAAAAACTTGGTAAAGCTCTTCTATCAAGAGCATATAGAAAAGGTTTTTTGTATTTATTAGGGAATGATATTCGATTAGAAAATAAAATTAACACTCTTACAGCAAGAATAAAATTTCATATCAAAAATATAAACAAGGTTAATTATATACTATCAAATAATAAGATTGTCATTATTAAAAAGACATATGTTGATAAGTACTGTAAAATGGAAATATCATTACCAATGGAAACAAATCTTTTAGAAGAGTTTTCAAATTTATTTATGGTTGAATATTACAATAAATAA
- a CDS encoding 5'-3' exonuclease has translation MENKKNKIAIIDGYHLLHRGYYGPLKQGFKTKNKDGHLVNSVFVFASRILKMIKSNEYWSIIVAFDISGACWRTELFEKYKATRKDTPLDLVPQMQIARDFLTAVNIQWFDKQKYEGEDIIATIAKKAISENFKVDVFTNDKDLFQLVTEDINVIVQKDKKTPPQRVDPDYVRREFGVEPPQITDMKSLLGDSSDNIRGVKGLKYASAISLINEYGSVEYIIDNIEELPGNAKSKISSAIDQIIMNKKLTTICNDVELENVNFKKLNVNFIKYINFLNENGMYALDKQIRPLFLEKIEELKAKKFDLTINT, from the coding sequence ATGGAAAATAAAAAAAATAAAATTGCTATAATCGATGGATATCATTTATTACATAGAGGTTATTATGGACCTTTAAAACAAGGTTTTAAAACAAAAAATAAGGATGGGCATTTGGTAAACTCTGTTTTTGTTTTTGCTTCAAGGATATTGAAGATGATAAAAAGCAATGAATATTGGTCAATAATAGTCGCATTTGATATTTCAGGCGCTTGCTGAAGAACTGAATTATTTGAAAAATACAAAGCAACTAGAAAAGACACACCCTTAGATTTGGTACCTCAGATGCAAATTGCGCGAGACTTTTTAACAGCGGTTAATATCCAATGATTTGATAAACAGAAATATGAGGGTGAGGACATAATTGCAACAATTGCAAAAAAGGCAATTTCCGAAAATTTTAAGGTTGATGTTTTCACAAATGATAAGGATTTATTTCAATTAGTAACAGAAGATATTAATGTTATTGTACAAAAAGATAAGAAAACACCTCCCCAAAGAGTGGACCCCGATTATGTTAGAAGAGAATTTGGTGTGGAGCCGCCTCAGATAACAGATATGAAAAGTTTACTAGGTGATAGTTCAGATAATATTAGGGGGGTAAAAGGTCTAAAATATGCTTCAGCTATATCCTTAATAAATGAGTATGGTTCAGTTGAGTATATAATAGATAACATAGAGGAACTACCAGGTAATGCTAAATCAAAAATATCTTCAGCTATTGATCAAATTATAATGAATAAAAAGTTAACAACAATTTGTAACGATGTTGAATTAGAAAATGTTAATTTTAAGAAATTAAATGTTAATTTTATAAAATATATTAATTTTCTTAATGAAAATGGTATGTATGCGCTTGATAAACAAATTCGACCTTTGTTTTTAGAAAAAATAGAGGAATTAAAGGCTAAAAAATTTGATTTAACAATTAATACATAA
- a CDS encoding IS3 family transposase — MIHNDNGHQYTSIWIRRFSKREKLFISLSRPGNSIDKAVAETFFSQLKTEYKHVLYQKTFSDVCRIVDKYIRYYNYERITIKSNEHTLADIYLSKFNVISKRKWH; from the coding sequence ATAATTCATAATGATAATGGTCATCAATATACTTCAATTTGAATTAGACGATTTTCTAAAAGAGAAAAATTATTTATCTCATTATCAAGACCGGGTAACTCTATTGACAAGGCTGTAGCAGAAACATTTTTTTCTCAATTAAAAACTGAGTATAAACATGTTCTATATCAAAAAACATTTTCGGATGTTTGTAGGATTGTTGATAAATATATACGTTATTATAACTATGAAAGAATAACTATCAAAAGCAATGAACATACCCTAGCAGATATTTACCTTTCCAAATTTAATGTCATTTCAAAGAGGAAATGACATTAA
- a CDS encoding IS3 family transposase → MEKKHQIDFDLSLAKKIQIIFNYHDGLYGSPRIKFILNRTMQISQSKIARYMRILGLKSRIRVKKRFKKPVEIKKCNSGYTNIVNRHEIFIKKMNCE, encoded by the coding sequence ATGGAAAAAAAGCATCAAATAGATTTTGATTTAAGCTTGGCTAAAAAAATACAGATTATTTTTAATTATCACGATGGTTTGTATGGTTCTCCACGAATAAAATTCATTTTAAATAGAACAATGCAAATTAGTCAGTCTAAAATAGCAAGATATATGAGAATTTTAGGCCTAAAATCAAGGATAAGAGTCAAAAAAAGATTTAAAAAACCAGTTGAGATTAAAAAATGTAATAGCGGTTATACTAATATTGTTAATAGACATGAGATCTTTATCAAAAAAATGAATTGTGAGTAA
- a CDS encoding F0F1 ATP synthase subunit epsilon → MRIARKMDSFKLTIITPQETLVDQEDIQSINLKTIAGEMTALKNHAPILTSLSPGKLHFTNDGSNFKFVSVDSGIVQINKLGVTIIANFAEFSK, encoded by the coding sequence TTGAGGATAGCAAGAAAAATGGATAGTTTTAAACTCACAATCATCACACCACAAGAAACACTAGTTGACCAAGAGGATATACAAAGTATAAATTTAAAAACAATTGCAGGGGAAATGACCGCATTGAAAAATCATGCACCAATATTAACAAGTTTATCACCTGGAAAATTACATTTTACTAATGACGGTTCAAATTTTAAATTTGTTTCCGTTGATAGTGGCATTGTTCAAATTAATAAATTAGGCGTAACAATAATAGCTAATTTTGCTGAATTTTCTAAATAA